The Acidimicrobiia bacterium genomic interval AGGCGTCGCTGCTCCTGGTCGGACATTGACCGCAGCCGTCGCATGGTGTCGAGGTAGTCGCGTGCGGTCCCGTCGGACACGTCCTCGTGCCCGGTGAGAACCTGGATCGTGTCGCGAGCGCCCGCCAGTCGGTCCATGCCCGGTCGCCCCCCGAGGTGCAGGTCGGCCGACGTCCGCGCCGGCAGCCGGTGAAGGCGCATTCCGCCGGCCAGCGTCCGGCTGTGGACGTCCGCGCCAGCGGCGTCGGCGGCGGCGAAGAAGTGCAGCGGCAAGCCGAAGACGTTGTCGCCGACCCCATGGCCGTCGCGATGCCCGAAGGCAATCTGGTACCCGTCATGTTCGACCGACCCGCAGCGACCGCCGGGCTGCTCAAGTCGGTCGACGAGCGCCACCCGGAACCCCCGGCGGGCCAAGAGGGCCGCTGACGTGAGTCCGCCGAGCGATGCACCAACGACCACCGCGTCGAACTGCTTGGGCGCGCTCATGGTCCTCCTTCAAGGATCGCGATCTCTGACCGACCCCACGACGAGACCGCATCAGCTTTGGCGTCCACCGGCCGGCTAGTCCACCAGAACTCGCCGCCCGACCGACGCGTGCACCTCGACGAGGATGATGCAGGCGCCCAGGGGTTCGGATCACCGACCGCCAGGTCTCGCCGGATCGGCTCAGACGGTCACGCCCCGCGCAGCCACGCCGCCATTCGCTCCGCCACCATGATCGTGGGCAGGTTCGTGTTGGCCGACGGGATGGTGGGCATGACCGACGCGTCGACGACGTGCAGCCGGTCGATGCCGTACACCTGGCCGCGGGCGTCGACCACGGCTCCGTCGTCGGGATCGGGGCCCATCCGGCACGTGCCGACGGGGTGGTGGTAGGTCGAGACCCGAGCCCTGACCGACGCGGCGATGCCTTCTTGATCGTCGTCGCCGACGGTGGGCCCCGGCGCGAGCTCGGTGCCGAGGACGCACCGCGCGAGCGGCTCGGTTCGAGCGAGCTGCCGGGCCACGATCGTGGCCTCGACCATGCGGGCCAGGTCGTCGGGTGCCTGGAGGTGCGCCACGGCGATGCGGGGCGGGTCGAGGGGGTCGGAGGAGCGGAGTCGGACTCGGCCCCGTGAGCGAGGCGAGAGGAGTCCGGCGACGATCCCGAACACCGCTCCGGTCGGGCTCACGTCGTGTGGCACGTCGAACGGACCGGGGACGAACAGGTGGAGGTCCGGTGCCGGCCACGACGCGGCGAGGCCCGACCGGAGCGTGGCGATCGCCTGGAACCGGGGGCCCGTGATCCCGGGTGCCGCCGGCAGGTCGACGGCGACGATCGGGTGGTCGGAGAGGTTCTCGCCGACGCCGACGAGGTGAGCCACGACCTCGATGCCGAGCTCAGCCAGGTGGTCCGCGGGTCCGATCCCGGACCGAGCGAGGATCGCGGGACTCGCATAAGCGCCCGCAGCGAGCACCACCCGGCCGGCGTCGACGACCTCGCCACCCACCAGGCGCACCCCGCGAGCTCGACCGTTCGTCACCTCCACCCGATCCACGACGGCGCCACCGCGGATCGCGAGGTTCTGGCGATGCCGAGCCGCCGCTAGGTAGGTGATCGCCGTGCTCATCCGCACGCCGTCGCGGGCGTTTCGGGGCGTCGGTCCGACACCCACCGCTCCGGGCCGGTTGTGGTCCTCGACGTACGGCTGGCCGGCGGCGACGGCGGCGTCGATGAACGATCGCTGCACGAGGTTGAGCTCTTCGGGCGGGTGACGGCGGACGGGGATCGGGCCGTCGACGCCGTGCCAGTCGTCGCGGAAGTCGAGGTCAGTTTCGAGACGACGGAAGTACGGAAGCACGTCCGTGAAGCTCCAGCCCGGATTGCCGAGGGCGGCCCAGCCGTCGTAGTCGGCGGGCGCGCCGCGGAGGGCGAAACACCCGTTCGTCGCCGAGCAGCCGCCCATGATGCGGGCCCGGGGTAGCGGGACGCAGCGGCCGAGTTCGTCCGCCTCCGCGACGAAGCCCCAGTCGTGCCCGACCGTCGGCTCCGACGCGTCGACGACGTCGTTCGGGAGGTCTGCCGTCCTCGGGTAGTCAGGGCCACCCTCGAGGAGGAGCACCGATCGATCGTCGTCGTCGGACAGCCGGGCCGCGAGCACGCACCCAGCCGACCCGCCTCCGACCACGACGACGTCAGCGATCACTCCGACCTCCTCGCTGGTGCACGGAGCGACCCGAGGCCGCGCCTAGAGCGGGGATCCGGTCTCGGCACTGAAGATCCACCGCCCGCGGAATTCGACCATTCGGCGCCCGGGAAGCTCGGCGAGCCGGACGGCGACGTCGCCGCAGGTGGGACAGCGCAGCACGGTCCCGGCGGCGGCGTACGCGCGGTGGGCACCGATGGGGTGGCGGGATCGACAGGACTGACAGATCCGCTCCGCTGTGGTCGGCTCGGCGACGAGGACTTGCTCGAGGAGCCCGGCAACTGCGTTTCCATCGAGGTGAAAGTCAGCTGGGGTCATGTCATCTCCCTGTAGGTCCGAAGCGCTCCGTCTTCACCAAGCTGGGATCGTGGCCGGCAGCGACGAAGAGGTCAGCGACGCGCTCGACGAACGGCGTCGGTCCACAGACGTAGACGCGGGGCCGTCGCGTCGGATCTGCATCGAGGTCGCGCAGCATCTGGGCGTCGACGCGTCGTGACCATCCCTCCCAGCCGGGCGGCGTCCGACGGGTCAGCGTGCAGCGCACCTGGACGCCCTCCGTTGCGAACGCGTCGAGCTCGTCGGGGTAGAGGACGTCGTCCCAGCTGCCGGCCGACACCAGCAGCGTGGCTTCGATCTGAGCGTGCACGGCCGAGAGGTGACGAAGCATGGCGACTAACGGGACGACACCCGAGCCGCCACCGACGAGCACGAGGGGGCCGCCGTCGGCGGCCTGCCAGGTGAAGTATCCGCCGATGGGGCCCCGGAGCTCGAGCAGGTCACCCGGACGCAGGTCGTCACACAGGTAGATCGAGACCTCGCCGTCGTCGAGCCGCTCGACCGTGAGCGCGAGATTGTCGTCCTCGGGTGCGGAGGCGATGGAGTAGGAGCGCTCCGCCTGGTAGCCGTCCGGGGCGGTCAGGCGCACATCGACGTGGTGACCCGGCAGATGGCCGGGCCAGGCGGGCACATCGAGGATGAGGGTCTTCGCCCGCGGCGTCTCGGGGCGGACCGCCCGCACGGTCGCCTCCCTCCAGGTCAGCGGGGCCCGGCGCGGCGTCAGTCGCTCCAGTACCGCTCCTCCTTCCAGGGGTCGCCTCGATTGTGGTAGCCGAGCGTCTCCCAGAATCCGGGCTCGTCGTGGTCGAGCAGGGTGAGACCGCGCACCCACTTGGCGCTCTTCCAGAAGTACAGGTGCGGGACGAGCAGGCGAGCGGGGCCGCCGTGCTCGGGCTCGAGGGGCTCACCGTCGAAGGCGTACGCCACCCAGGCCTGCCCGTCGGTGACGTGCTCGAGTGGCAGGTTCGTCGTGTACCCGCCGTCGCAGAACGCCGAGATGTACTCGGCGCTGGTCTCGACGTCCTCGAGCAGGCGGTCGACCGAGACGCCGGTCCACGTTGTTCCGAGCTTGGACCACTTGGTGACGCAGTGGATGTCGACGGTCACCGTCTCGTTCGGAAGCGCCAAGAACTCCTCCCACGACCATTTGACCGGTGCGTCGACCTCGCCCTTGATCGTGAACGTCCACTCGTCGAGGGCCGTGCGCGGTGTCGGACCCGCCGACAACACCGGGAAGTCATCGACCACGTACTGGCCGGGCGGAATGCGGCTGGCATCGACGTCGGTCCGGCGTCGGCCCCGGAAGCCTCGCGAGACCGGCGTCATCCGGGCCACCTCCTACGATCGACGACGCTCGCCGTCGCGGTGGTCCGCCGCGGACCGAGAGCACAGAGTGGGCCGCTCGCTCTCACCTGGTGACCTCCACGTTCCGACCGGCCCGCCGGGAACGCCGAGCCGACAGGCCTCGGGGATCGAGGACGAAGGCGCATCGATGATCGTACGTCGCTCCTCTTCGTCACGGTGGAGGCTCCATCATGCGTCCGACACTGAAGAGTGGCCCAATCGACCGAGGGCCTCGGGCAGGTCTTCTGGCTCGGCGAGCACCAGACGCTCCTCGTCGGCGAAGACGGTCGGCGTTGTCGTCACCCCGCTACTGATACCACTTCGCTGACCTCTTCGAACCGCCTCGATGAAGACCTCATACGCGATGTCCTCCTCGAGCCGCTCGACGTCCAGTCCCAAGTCGCCCGCGTACGCAGCAACATCGCCGGCCTCCAACGCGTCCTGGCGCTCGAACAGCACATCGTGCATCGCCCAGAAGCGGCCTTGATCACCCGCTGCCTCGGCAGCCTGAGCTGCAAGCAGGGCGTGTGGGTGGACGTTCGTCAGCGGAAAGTGGCGGAAGACCTCCCGGAACGGGTCGCATTCCTCAGCCGCGCTCCTGAGAGCCCGCCACAGGCGCGCCGACACTGGGCACTCGTAGTCCCCGAAGACGGTCAGTGTCACAGGCGCGTTGAGATCGCCACGCAGGTGATCCTCGTTCGACACTCCCGGATGAAGCCGTTGGTCCACGTGACCCCTCTCGCCGTTACTCGCCGATCCGGTTCCCGTCTGCGGGACGGGCCGTCGCTTCGGCCCCGGAACGCGGCTTCACAGGCGACCTGCAGATCCGATCGCAGATCGCGAGGGTCGGTCGCGGTCGGGTGGCCGGCCCGCGAGATGTCGCATCGCCTTCCTCCCCTTCAGTCCGTCGCCCAGATGAGCACTTCGGTGCCGCGCTCGCCCGCCCGGAGTTCGAGCGCGTCCGCATCGCTCAGGCGTACGGCGTCACCCTCCTCGAGCCAGGCCGCCTCACCGAGCCCGGCACGACCGGCCGCGACAAAGACGTGTGCGTGCCCAGCGGCGGGGATCATGACGGTCTCGTCGGCCTGGAGCCGCCCGCCCCAGAGCACTGCGCCGCGCTGGTGGATCCCGATCGCTCCGGCATGTCCCTGACCCGACGCGAGCGGTCGTAACCCGCCTTCGCCGAGTTCGCCGTTCATGTCCCGCTGCTCGTAGCCAGGCGCGATTCCTTCGGCATCGGGTGGCACCCACATCTGGACGAAATGCACTTCCTCGGTTGCCGACGGGTTCATCTCCGAGTGCCGGATCCCTGTGCCTGCGCTCATGCGCTGCGCAAGACCCGGGTACAGCACGCCGTGGTTGCCTTCGGAGTCGCGGTGCTCGAGCTGGCCGGACAACACCCAGGTGACGATCTCCATGTCTCGATGGGCGTGCGTTCCGAACCCCGTCGCCGGGCGGACGCGGTCGTCGTTGGAGACCAACAGCAGCCCGTGATGGGTGTTGTCGGGGTCATAGTGCTCGCCGAAGCTGAAGCTCTGACGACTGTCGAGCCACCCGAGCCTCGTCTGGAAGCGCGACTCGGCGCGTCGGATGTCGATGGTCAGACCCATCAGTCCCCTTGACTCCCGGTTCGATCGATCCCCTGTCGACTCTGCTCCGACCCACCGTTTCTCCTCGGTGGCAGCAGCCGTCCCCTCCGGGCAGCTGGCGGCTGGGTTCACCTGCGTCCTCGGGCTCGGCTGGATGCGACCGCTCGGCCCACCGGGTCTCGACACGGCCCGTGACGGCGGGTCGTGCGCTCGGTCGGTCGGCGGACCCCAAGAGTGTCGGGCCGGCCGGGGGCTCGTCGAGTCCACCGGGGGCGTCGTCACGGCGCCGCACGAGGCCGGCGTCCAGACGGCCGAGACCCGCCATGAGGACTGCGCCCTCCCCCTTCGAGCGACGGCCGCCACGTCCCCGGCCTCCGCGACCACGGCCGCCCCCACGGAGCTCCGAGACAGCGGATTCGACAACCGCTGGCCGGGCGCGACAATCAGCCTCGCAACCAGGTGCACGGCGACCGGAACCAAGGACTGCTCGAGACGAAGTCCGCCCTTCGGGATCCCGCCGCTGGCCGGGTGCCGGAGGTCGGCGATCCCGGAGGACCCAACCATGGACGCAGACACCGCGCGGGCCTCCGATGGCAGCGTGAGCCAGAGGCCCGCGCTCGGTCGACCAGACGGTGCACCGGTTGACTCACCTCGTCGCGGAGAGGGGCCTCACCCTCTTCGCCATCGTCGATCACCGCGGCGTAGCTCGACCGGCGGGCCCGGTCATGCCCGACACGAACCTGGTGATCTTCGGGAGCCGAGCGGCTGGCACGCCCGTCAAGCTCGCCGCTCCCCCGCCGCCACGGATCTTCCGCTCGACGTGCTCGCGTGGGCGGAAGGCGCCGGCCGCCGCTGGCCGAGCTCCGACTCCCCGCGCTGCTGGCCGCTGGGCACCACCGTGCCCACGACCTGCACGCCCGCCTTGATCCAGTCGAGACCCTGAGCGATGCTGCGGTCGCCGTGGGCGCATGACGCGATCGCGACTGGCCTCGAGCGAGCAAGCGCCGAAACGGGTGAGGCGCCGGGCCGGTCGTCCGTGACGCGCGCGGCCGAGATCTCGGACTTCGGTTCGACCAGCCGCGACGAACTCCGGGCCCGGGGGCGGGCGCTGCGCGATCAGGTGCCACTCGAAGCACACGGGGTGTGGGTCGCTGACCCGGCACGCGATCCCGCGGCGGTCTTGGCCGAGGAAGCGTCGGAGCGGGTCCCGGAGCTGGTGTCGCTGCGGTACGCCCGGATGTCCGAATCTCCGTTCGCGTACTTTCGCGGCGGCGCGGCGATCATGGCCGCTGACCTTGCATCGACGCCGACAACGGGTATCAACGTCCAGTGCGGTGGTGATGCTCATCTGCTCAACTTCGGATTGTTCGCGTCCCCCGAGCGTCGGGTCATCTTCGATATCAACGACTTCGACGAGACGATTGCGGGCCCGTGGGAGTGGGATCTGAAGCGTCTCGCTGCGAGCGCACATGTCGCGGCGCGCGGGAACGGGATGGACTCGGCGAAGGGGCAACAGGCGGTCGTGGCAACCGTCCGCTCGTACGCCCGGCAGCTCGATTCCCTCGCCCGCCACTCCACACTGGACGTGTGGTACTCCGACGTCGACGCCACGCAGTTCGCCGGCCGCCTGCAGAGTAAGCGGCGTCAGCGAGAGGTCAGCGGCGCGTTGCGGCAGGCGGACCGGCGGACGAACGTCCGGGCGTTCACGAAGCTCACCGAGGTCCGCGATGGACGGCGGGTCTTCGTCGACATGCCGCCCCTCATGGAGCACGTCGCTGACGCGTCCCTCGAGACGGTGATGGAGTTCCTCGCCGACTACCGCGACAGCCTGAGCCCCGATCACGCGCACCTGCTCAATCAATTTCACATCGTGGACGCCGCCCGGAGGGTCGTGGGCGTCGGATCGGTCGGGACCCGCTCCTTCGTCCTCCTCGGTCAAGGCCGAGCCGACCTGGATCCGCTGGTCCTCCAAGTGAAGGAGGCTCAGGAGTCGGTGCTCGCGCGTCACGTCGGCCCGAGCACGTGGACGCACCATGGTCAGCGAGTCGTGGAGGGTCAGCGACTGATGCAAGCGGCCAGCGACCCCTTTCTGGGTTGGAGCAGCGACCCGACCGGCCGCCACTACTACGTGCGCCAGCTCTGGGACATGAAGGGAAGTGCGGACCTCGCGTCCCTGAGCCCAGGCGACCTCACGCAGTACAGCGCCCTGTGCGCGGCGACGCTCGCGCGGGCTCACGCCCGAGCCGTCGACCCGGCCGTGCTCGCCGGGTACTGCGGCGGCGGCAACACGCTGGCGAACGCGATCGCTGGCTTCTCTGAGAGCTACGCCGCGCAGTCCGAGCGCGACCACGCGCAACTGGTCGAAGCCCTCCGGGCCGACGCCGCCAGCACACGCGCCGAGCACGGCCAGGCCGCAGGACGCGCGGTTACGAGCGCGCCAGCCCGCGCCCCCGACCCAAGCGCCGGCAGCGAACCGCCAGGAGCACAGCCGTGAAGATCCGAGCGCATCTGCTTGGTCTCGTGACGCGGACCGCGGCCAGTCCGTGCCGGGTCAATCGCGCGGCCGCGTCCTGGCCCGATCCAGCGTTGCCATCGCCTGGTGGTCCTGACACCGGGAGGCGAGTCTGTGTCGGCAGACCACGATCGTGGACGTCTGAGTTGGGCGGACGCCTGGCGCCGACCACGAACACGGGCCCGTCGATCCGCCGCTCGACGGCATCGGTCGAAGCCCAGGCCGGGCCGCCCTGTGGTCAGCGGACGCGGGCCGAGTCCGAGAGGGACGGCTCATCGGCGCGCGCGATCCGCTGCACCGCGGTTGGGTCTCCCTCGATCGTGAGGCCCCGCCGACGCGCGGTGGTCAGGTCGAGCTGGCGCAGGAGAACGTCCATGATGACTTTCGGCGGACCGACCAACGTGGCGTCCGGATGCGACGTCGTCCCGGGCTGGGCGCGGACGCGGCCGTCGGCAGTTTCGAGCACCAGGGGCTGATCGCCGGTTCGCAGCTCGACGGTCACCGGGGGGCGGTCGGGCCAGCGATCCGAGAGCTGGAGCTCGAGGGGCAACACGAGCCAGTGAGTCCGGAACGCCGCCTCGCCCCCGACGTCCTCCAGCAATGGGGCGCCCCACTGTCCCAGCGCGGCGAGCACGGGCTGGAGCGCCTGGCCGCGGGGGGTCAGGCGAAAGAGAGTGGTGGCAACGGGTGGCGGCGCCTCCTCTCGGGTGACGATCCCGTTCGTCTCCAGCTCCCGCAGCCGATCGGCGAGCAGGTTCGTGGCGATGCCGGGCAGCCCGTACCGCAGGTCGGTGTAGCGGCAGCGCTCCCGGATCAGCAGCTCACGGACGATGAGCAGCGTCCACCGATCGCCGACCACGTCGAGGGCTCGAGCGACCGCGCAGTGCTGGTCGTAGGTGCGCACGAAGCGATCCTACCAGCCGGCTGAACTATTTCAAGGTATCACTTGATTTTCTCAATCGATGCCTTTAGAGTCTCGTTTGCCGCGCCCGGAGAGGAGCCACCGATGGAAACGGCTGCCCTGCCCGCCCACCCGCAGCCCGGCGCCGGCTCGGCCCGGCGTGCCGCCACGCAGCGGAAGGGTCTGGTGCTGCTGGCGCTCTGTCTGGCCGCGCTGATCATCAACATCGACGTCACGATCGTGAACGTCGCGCTGCCGAGCCTGGTGCGACAGCTCGGCGCTACGACCACCAGCCTCCAGTGGGTGGTCGACGCCTACACGCTCGTGTTCGCGGCGCTGATCCTGGCCGCCGGGAGCCTCAGCGACCGGGTCGGACGCAAGGGCGTCCTGCTCCTCGGCCTGCTGGTCTTCGGGGTCGGCAGCCTCGCCGGCTCTTTCGCCCAGAACCCGGACCAGCTCATCGCGGCGCGGGTCATCATGGGGCTCGGTGCCGCGGGCATCTTCCCCGCCACCCTCTCGCTCATCGCCAACGTCTTCACCGAGCGGTCCGAGCGCGCCCGGGCGATCGGGCTGTGGGGCGCGACGACCGGCGCCGGGGTTGCGACCGGCCCGATCGTCGGCGGCTGGCTCCTCGAGCGCTTCTGGTGGGGCAGCGTGTTCCTCTTCATGGTTCCCATCGCCGCCCTGGTCGCTGGGCTCGTTGCCTGGGCCGTGCCGAGCTCCAGGGACCCGGCCGCGCCCCCGATCGACTGGCGTGGCCTCGTGCTCTCGAGCGCCGGCATGGGCACCCTGGTGTTGAGCATCATCCAAGCGCCGAGCTGGGGCTGGGGATCGACGACCACGCTCGCCACCATCGCTGGCGGCCTGCTCATCCTGGCCGTCTTCATCAATGTCGAGAGCCGAATCCCCTCCCCCATGCTCGACGTCGGGCTCTTCCGCAACCCACGGTTCACCGCTGCGAGTGGTTCGATCACCATCGGGTTCTTCACCCTGACTGGGTTCACGTTCCTCATCACCCAGTACTTCCAGTTTGTGAAGGCCTACACGCCCTTCGGCACCGGGCTTCGGCTGCTGCCGGTCGCCCTCTCGATCGCGACCGCCGCCCTCGTCGGGACGAAGGTCGCGGTGCGGATCGGCAACAAGGCCGTCGTCGCGAGCGGGCTCGCGTTGTTCGGTCTTGCGCTGTTCTGGATCTCCACCGTGTCGACATCGACCTCATACCTGGAGATCGTCGGGCAAATGGTGGTCGGCGGTGGCGGCCTCGGTCTCATCACGGCACCCGCCACCGAGGCGATCATGGGCGTCGTCCCCACCGAGAAGGCTGGCGTCGGCTCAGCTGTGAACGACGCCACCCGGCTGTTCGGCGCCGCCCTCGGCGTGGCGGTCATCGGCAGCATCGCCGCGTCCTTGTACGGGAGCCGGCTCGGGAGCACCATCCCCCAACACCTCCCCGCCCAGGCGGCGGTCGCGGCGCGAGGGTCGGTCGGCGGAGCCCTCGTCGCCGCCCAGCATCTCGCTCGCGCCGGGCTCGCCCTCCCGGCCCGCAACCTGAGCTCGGCCGCGGTCGGCGCGTTCCTGCACAGCCTGGCCGGCGGCTTGCAGGTGGCGGGCGCCGTCGCCGTCGGTGGGGCAGTCATGGCGGCCGCGCTCCTGCCGGCGAGGCCCGGCGCCGCCCGCCCGGGGGTCGAGGTGCCACCCGCGAGCTCGCTGCCACGGGAACTCGCCCCGGAGCCCGTCGGGGTCGGGTGCCCGCAGCACTGAACCCCGCCGCTCCGAACCCTCAGCGCCGGCGCAAAACCCAGGCCCACTCGCAGCTTCGCCTCGCCCACAGATCGGTGCGGGCGAGGCGCGCCATCTAGGGGATCCGGCCCTCGCCCTCCTGCTCGACGCCGCGCTCCATCATCTCCTCTTCGTGCTCGGCGACAGATTCGTCGACTTCACCGTGCTTCTCGGCGAGGCGCGCCTCTTCTTCGGTTGGCATCCGATCCGCCCCAGGGGCCCGCTGAGCTTCTTCCTCCTCCGCGGCGCGTGTCTCGTCGGAGGGATGCGTCGGACGATCCATCAACTCCCCTTTGGGTTCGTGGCCCCCACCAGTTCCCAGGGCCGGCGATTGAGAAACCTCCTCCGTTGATCGCACAGGCCCGGCCCGACGGCGGTCGGTTCGATCCCGGGATCAGCGGAGGACGGCTGCGAGCCTAGGTCGGATTGCCGCGCCTCATACCGACGACACCGTCCCGGCCGCTGGGGTGATCGACAGCGGTCTCAGCGAACGGTGAGGTCTGCAATGTCGTAGCCGCGCGGCGTCGTTGACAGCGGTCGGTTCACCGCGCGCTTGTCATCCACGCCCGCTTGACGCCGCCACCCTGACGGCCGCGCCCGGTG includes:
- a CDS encoding FAD-dependent oxidoreductase; the protein is MIADVVVVGGGSAGCVLAARLSDDDDRSVLLLEGGPDYPRTADLPNDVVDASEPTVGHDWGFVAEADELGRCVPLPRARIMGGCSATNGCFALRGAPADYDGWAALGNPGWSFTDVLPYFRRLETDLDFRDDWHGVDGPIPVRRHPPEELNLVQRSFIDAAVAAGQPYVEDHNRPGAVGVGPTPRNARDGVRMSTAITYLAAARHRQNLAIRGGAVVDRVEVTNGRARGVRLVGGEVVDAGRVVLAAGAYASPAILARSGIGPADHLAELGIEVVAHLVGVGENLSDHPIVAVDLPAAPGITGPRFQAIATLRSGLAASWPAPDLHLFVPGPFDVPHDVSPTGAVFGIVAGLLSPRSRGRVRLRSSDPLDPPRIAVAHLQAPDDLARMVEATIVARQLARTEPLARCVLGTELAPGPTVGDDDQEGIAASVRARVSTYHHPVGTCRMGPDPDDGAVVDARGQVYGIDRLHVVDASVMPTIPSANTNLPTIMVAERMAAWLRGA
- a CDS encoding DUF6510 family protein; translated protein: MTPADFHLDGNAVAGLLEQVLVAEPTTAERICQSCRSRHPIGAHRAYAAAGTVLRCPTCGDVAVRLAELPGRRMVEFRGRWIFSAETGSPL
- a CDS encoding FAD-binding oxidoreductase, with protein sequence MRAVRPETPRAKTLILDVPAWPGHLPGHHVDVRLTAPDGYQAERSYSIASAPEDDNLALTVERLDDGEVSIYLCDDLRPGDLLELRGPIGGYFTWQAADGGPLVLVGGGSGVVPLVAMLRHLSAVHAQIEATLLVSAGSWDDVLYPDELDAFATEGVQVRCTLTRRTPPGWEGWSRRVDAQMLRDLDADPTRRPRVYVCGPTPFVERVADLFVAAGHDPSLVKTERFGPTGR
- a CDS encoding sulfite oxidase-like oxidoreductase, with amino-acid sequence MTPVSRGFRGRRRTDVDASRIPPGQYVVDDFPVLSAGPTPRTALDEWTFTIKGEVDAPVKWSWEEFLALPNETVTVDIHCVTKWSKLGTTWTGVSVDRLLEDVETSAEYISAFCDGGYTTNLPLEHVTDGQAWVAYAFDGEPLEPEHGGPARLLVPHLYFWKSAKWVRGLTLLDHDEPGFWETLGYHNRGDPWKEERYWSD
- a CDS encoding thioredoxin domain-containing protein; the protein is MDQRLHPGVSNEDHLRGDLNAPVTLTVFGDYECPVSARLWRALRSAAEECDPFREVFRHFPLTNVHPHALLAAQAAEAAGDQGRFWAMHDVLFERQDALEAGDVAAYAGDLGLDVERLEEDIAYEVFIEAVRRGQRSGISSGVTTTPTVFADEERLVLAEPEDLPEALGRLGHSSVSDA
- a CDS encoding pirin family protein, whose amino-acid sequence is MGLTIDIRRAESRFQTRLGWLDSRQSFSFGEHYDPDNTHHGLLLVSNDDRVRPATGFGTHAHRDMEIVTWVLSGQLEHRDSEGNHGVLYPGLAQRMSAGTGIRHSEMNPSATEEVHFVQMWVPPDAEGIAPGYEQRDMNGELGEGGLRPLASGQGHAGAIGIHQRGAVLWGGRLQADETVMIPAAGHAHVFVAAGRAGLGEAAWLEEGDAVRLSDADALELRAGERGTEVLIWATD
- a CDS encoding DUF2252 domain-containing protein gives rise to the protein MTRAAEISDFGSTSRDELRARGRALRDQVPLEAHGVWVADPARDPAAVLAEEASERVPELVSLRYARMSESPFAYFRGGAAIMAADLASTPTTGINVQCGGDAHLLNFGLFASPERRVIFDINDFDETIAGPWEWDLKRLAASAHVAARGNGMDSAKGQQAVVATVRSYARQLDSLARHSTLDVWYSDVDATQFAGRLQSKRRQREVSGALRQADRRTNVRAFTKLTEVRDGRRVFVDMPPLMEHVADASLETVMEFLADYRDSLSPDHAHLLNQFHIVDAARRVVGVGSVGTRSFVLLGQGRADLDPLVLQVKEAQESVLARHVGPSTWTHHGQRVVEGQRLMQAASDPFLGWSSDPTGRHYYVRQLWDMKGSADLASLSPGDLTQYSALCAATLARAHARAVDPAVLAGYCGGGNTLANAIAGFSESYAAQSERDHAQLVEALRADAASTRAEHGQAAGRAVTSAPARAPDPSAGSEPPGAQP
- a CDS encoding winged helix-turn-helix transcriptional regulator, translating into MRTYDQHCAVARALDVVGDRWTLLIVRELLIRERCRYTDLRYGLPGIATNLLADRLRELETNGIVTREEAPPPVATTLFRLTPRGQALQPVLAALGQWGAPLLEDVGGEAAFRTHWLVLPLELQLSDRWPDRPPVTVELRTGDQPLVLETADGRVRAQPGTTSHPDATLVGPPKVIMDVLLRQLDLTTARRRGLTIEGDPTAVQRIARADEPSLSDSARVR
- a CDS encoding MFS transporter — its product is METAALPAHPQPGAGSARRAATQRKGLVLLALCLAALIINIDVTIVNVALPSLVRQLGATTTSLQWVVDAYTLVFAALILAAGSLSDRVGRKGVLLLGLLVFGVGSLAGSFAQNPDQLIAARVIMGLGAAGIFPATLSLIANVFTERSERARAIGLWGATTGAGVATGPIVGGWLLERFWWGSVFLFMVPIAALVAGLVAWAVPSSRDPAAPPIDWRGLVLSSAGMGTLVLSIIQAPSWGWGSTTTLATIAGGLLILAVFINVESRIPSPMLDVGLFRNPRFTAASGSITIGFFTLTGFTFLITQYFQFVKAYTPFGTGLRLLPVALSIATAALVGTKVAVRIGNKAVVASGLALFGLALFWISTVSTSTSYLEIVGQMVVGGGGLGLITAPATEAIMGVVPTEKAGVGSAVNDATRLFGAALGVAVIGSIAASLYGSRLGSTIPQHLPAQAAVAARGSVGGALVAAQHLARAGLALPARNLSSAAVGAFLHSLAGGLQVAGAVAVGGAVMAAALLPARPGAARPGVEVPPASSLPRELAPEPVGVGCPQH